In Nicotiana tabacum cultivar K326 chromosome 21, ASM71507v2, whole genome shotgun sequence, one DNA window encodes the following:
- the LOC142175298 gene encoding uncharacterized protein LOC142175298, translating to MNLLKCAFGITSAPIHGKPLILYSVAQERSVGALLAQENSEGKENSLYYLSRMMIPNELNNMRSCAWGYSSQFKDFLEYHPIPDDWELTDDIPDENIMVFEVQPPQKMYFDGFMHRGGAGGGVGFVTSQGEVLPYSFMLTQLCSSNVVEYQALILGLEMNVNMKQLQLQVLGDTHDMTIKYVPRKENKNSYALSTLASLLTLPDQRQVTIGQKWVVPPPNKCESEENELEHLVGIFKAEKEEWRQPIIDYLRYGILPKHPRRRTEIHRRAPRFLYYKDTLYRRSFEGVILRCLGEDEALQALQEAHS from the exons ATGAATCTGTTGAAATGTGCTTTTGGAATTACTTCTG CCCCTATACATggaaagccattgatactatacaGTGTGGCACAAGAAAGGTCAGTTGGAGCACttttggcccaagaaaatagtgaggggaaagaaaactcccttTACTACTTAAGCAGAATGATGATACCGAATGAGCTGAATAATATGAGGAGTTGTGCTTGGGGCTACTCTTCTCAATTCAAAG ACTTCTTGGAATATCACCCGATACCCGATGATTGGGAACTGAccgatgacatacctgacgaaaACATAATGGTTTTTGAAGTACAACCTCCAcagaagatgtactttgatggtttTATGCATCGCGGAGGAGCTGGTGGTGGTGTAGgatttgtcacttctcaagggGAGGTTCTGCCCTACTCCTTTATGTTGACACAACTCTGCTCCAGTAATGTTGTTgagtatcaagcactaatacttgggcttgaaatgaaTGTCAATATGAAGCAGTTGCAATTACAAGTCCTTGGTGACACCCA TGACATGACTATTAAATATGTGCCtaggaaagaaaacaagaattCTTATGCTTTATCTACTCTAGCTTCATTGTTAACTTTGCCCGATCAACGGCAAGTTACTATcggccaaaaatgggtagtaccgccaCCAAACAAGTgtgaaagtgaagaaaatgaactaGAGCATCTTGTCGGTATTTTTAAAGCTGAGAAGGAAGAATGgagacaacccattatcgactacttgaGGTATGGGATACTTCCAAAACATCCAAGAAGAAGGACTGAAATTCATCGTCGTGCACCGCGTTTCCTTTACTACAAGGATACTCTATATAGAAGATCATTCGAGGGAGTAATCTTGCGATGTTTAGGCGAagatgaagcactccaagctttgcaagaagcACATTCTTGA